The genome window CCGGGCAAGGTCGCGCTGCGGGAGGCTTTGGTGGCGGAACACCGGCGGACGGGAGCCAGCCCCCACAGCCTGGCGAGGAAGTACGGGGTAAGCAGCGGGACGGCGTGGAAGTGGGTGTACGGGAAGCCCTCCCGGCCCCGCCGGGGGCCCGACCCCCGCTATCCCCATCCCCTCCCGGATGCGCTGTGGCAACGCCTGGAGCCCCTGCTCCGCCCGAAGGGGAAAGGAGCCCCAGCCCGCTACGCGAAGCGCTCCATCGTGGAGGCCATCTTCCTGGTGCTGCGGGAGGGGCGCTTCTGGGAGGACCTCCCGCCCGGCTACCCGCCGGGGAGGGCGGTGGGCGAGCACTACCGCGACTGGGTGCGCCGGGGGGTGTGGGCGGAGGTGGAGCGGTTACTGAATGACCCGCGGGACGATCCCCTATCGGGACGGGCTCTGCCCGTACACCATGCGGACGATCCCCTGCGGGACGGCTGACGCCGTACACCCAGGTGAGCCCTACCCGCCCTCGTCCAGCACCTCCCCCAGCGTCTCCCGCAGAGGGCCGCAGAGCGCCTCCAGCCGTGGCCCAATCTCCCGCAGGATTTCCTCCAGGACGCGATGGCCCAGCCAGGGTACGCTGGCATACAGCGTGCCCAGGGCGCGGTCCTCCTTTTCCAGCGCGACCAGCGCCTCCAGGGCCCTGCTCAGGACTCGTTCCAAGTCCTCTGCCCTGAGCAGCGCTTCCCGGATGGCCCCCTCGAGCCGCCGCCGCTCCTGTAGGTCGAGAAGCCGCTCAGCGCTCACAGGCTATCCCGTCCCCGTCCCGGTCCAGCCCCGGCCGATAGCCCGGCTGCCCCCGGTAGATGGGCGCGGCTCCCGCCGCCCGAGCCTCGGCGCAGTTGCGGTAGTAGACGCTCGAGGGCGAGGGGGCAGGGGAGGGGCTCTGGGGACGGGGGCTGCCCGCCGTGGGCGGGTTGGCCGGGTTCCTGCGGTACTCCCACGGGGCCTGGAAGCTCCCCTGCCAGATGCCCCGCTTGCCGGCCCTGGCCCGGTCCTGGCTGTCGAGGTAGACCCCCCCGCCGTACTGGACATAGGCCAAGGCCCAGCCCTGCTCCACCAGCCAGCGGTTGACCTCGACACCTGCCACGCCGCACACCGCCACCACCCGCCCGTAGCGGTCGGTGTCCCGCCGGGTGCAGCTCACCGTGCGCTGGCCCAGGAAGTCGGCCAGGGCGAAGGCGGCGCGGCGGCCACATGGGTAAACCTTCCCCTGGGCGTCCAGGCAGGTCTGGCCGCTCTCTACGGCGTCCACCCCCCACAGGCGGATGCGAACCCCCTGGATTTCCAAAGAATCGGCGTCTATCACGCTGGCACGCCCTGCCACGGTGTCCTGGGCCAGGGCCAAGCTTAGAGCAAACAAAAAGCAGGTCAAAAGTCGCAACATAGCATTAGCATCTCACTAAAATAGTGGTGTCATCGTTTGCCCCAGCGAGGGACAAATTTTGATGAGCTACCCCGGTGACCATTTTATGGACTCAAGGAGGTACGTAACGAAAAGGTAACCTCAGATTCGAAAGTTAAGACTCTGGTTCTAGAACTCGACAAAAACACCCGCGTATGTGCGGAAGTAAGGTTTTCTAGCTTGTTCTGAATATGCACAACCTCTTCAATGACGTTCGCAGCTTAGAGCAGGAAATCAAAGCATATCTCGTCCATGTCCACAGCGCCAAAACCCTGGCGAGTTCCGACAACATCATCCTTGAGAACGGAGCCCAGCACCTCCAACGCCTCCTGGAGGAGGTCACTGATTATGACCCAGACCTGAGCAAGCCCCTTGAGTCTCTCCAACAACGTTTCACGAACCTTAAACGGCGGCTAGACCCACTGCTCCCCTCCGGCGAAGTTGTGCGCGTACAGGTTACAGCCAATCCTCCGTCCCCGATTCCTGATCCGGAAGCCAAGATTTACAAGACTGAACAAGGTTGGTGGCTTGAGCGCACCGGCGAGCGCACCCTGTATCGGGACCTTGGAACCCTCGCTAACGCCGTGGGTATGGTATCCACCCTCACCGACGATCTAGATCTCTGGCGTGCAAGCCTCTTTGGCAACACCTTCACTATCTCTAAGGCGCGACCCTTCTCCGGCTTCCGTGTTTCGCTAACCCTTCCCGATGACCGCTGAACCTCCCTCAAGCCTATCATTCTTACCGCTCGCGCAGCCTACAGGTGCAACATCTGCACCTACCTACCCTCTGAGTTGGGGGAGGCGGATCCAGCATGGATAAAGGACGTGAGGATCTACCGGAGACCCCTATGCATCAGTGGCAGTACCTTATCTACGATGAAAAAGCTCAGGGCTTCCTTAACCCAATCTCAGGCCAACGCGTGCCATCTGAGGGAGCCTTTCCACATGACACGGTAGTCGTCTGGGACGGCACTACAGCCTTTCCGGTGTGGTTGGTTCCCACTGATGCACTCCCACCTGGGCTGCCAAACACCTGGTGCACGGCGGTTGCACAAGCACGGACGGTAGCAGAGTTGCAACGTGCGGTGGTATCCCTTGCTCCGGCCCAGGCCGAGGAAGTACTGCGCACCCTACCGGACGAACTCATCCACGCCTGGACTGGTGAGGCGTGGCCTCGAACCCTGGCCGAGTTGTTGTACCAGATGAGTCTCGATCGCTACTGCCAGCGGCTGAGAGAGCGGGGGGTCGAATTGTGCCAAATACCTGCGATCTCGGATGAGCCGCTGAGTCTCGACCAGGCCGAGGTGCTCAACCCCCGGCCACAGCTAAGGCCCGGCCAGGTCGTCCCTCTTGATGCTCTCGGCCTCGACGAGCATCTGGCCCGGGCGCTGGCAGCTGCAGGCGCTAAGGAAGGTCTCTTCACTCACCAGGCACTGTCACTGGAATTCCTGCGCGCCACCCGTCACGAGCCATTCGACCTCGTGATTACCACCCCCACTGCCTCAGGCAAGACTCTGGCCTTCGCCCCGGGCATCCTCGAAGACCTGTTGCAGCGGAATAACACTGCGCTGTTTATCTACCCGCTGCGTGCACTCACTACCGACCAATACGACAAGCTCACGCGGATATGTAAGGGGCTGCCACTCAAGCTGCGCCCCTTCTTCGGTAGCATCAGCCTCGAGGAACTACTCCAGGACGGGCTTCCCCACGTTGTAGTGGCTACCCCCGATAAGCTCAACCACTATCTCGACCGCCCGGAACTGGCCGGGTTCTTTAGCCAGATCCGTTACATCGTCCTTGATGAAGCCCACGCTTACCGCGGCTACTTCGGCATAAATATGGCTCTGTTTCTGCGACGACTCATGGCGCTGGTGCACAGCGACGTGCGGTTGGTACTGTCAACTGCCACCCTTGACAACACCGCCGACTTCGTGCGTCGCCTGACCGGGCGTAATCGCTTCCGCGTGGTGGGTGCGTCAGGGGCGCCGGTTCACGCACGCTTTTTCTACCGTGGTGTCGCAAAAAACGTGCCCAGCCTCATCCATGTTGTCCAGCGTGAGAGGCGCAAGGGAATCGCCTTCGTGGAAAGCCGGGCTGAGACCCGGCGTCTGGCAGAGACCTACCGCCGCCAGCGTGGCACGCAAGTACACCCTCTCTTCAGTGGCCACCGGGACTACGCCAACGTCCTGCATCAGTTGCGCCAGGGCAATGAGTCGATGTTCGTCTTTTCTACGACCACACTAGAGGCTGGTATTGACATTGGTGACCTCCAGCACGTCGCTATCCTGGGGTTCCCTGGTAGCCGCAACAGCTTCAAGCAAATGGCTGGACGGGCCGGGCGCTCAGGGCCGGCGCACGTGGTCTTCATCCCACGTACTGGCCGTCTCGGTGTAGCGGCAGACGAGTACTATTCTCGCCTTGATAACCTGAAACGGCTTGTAGAAGCCCAGGCCGATCCGGTATATATCAACCCCGCCAACCCGGTTTTGCTACGGCAGCACCTACAGCGCATGCGTTGGGAGGCACATCGCATGGGGCTGCGAGGTGGCGAGGAACTGCTCGAGCAACTCCTGAGTCCAGCAGCCGTGCCCGAGACGGTGAGGAAGGAGCTCAAACGGAAGTTCGCCCCGCTACTTACAGAGCCGCTTGCAAGGGTCGAAGCGCCGCCGTTGCGGTCGATGCCGGGCCTGACGTACCTGGTGATCAGGCTAGGCGAG of Meiothermus sp. contains these proteins:
- a CDS encoding cytoskeletal protein beta 5 produces the protein MSAERLLDLQERRRLEGAIREALLRAEDLERVLSRALEALVALEKEDRALGTLYASVPWLGHRVLEEILREIGPRLEALCGPLRETLGEVLDEGG
- a CDS encoding transposase gives rise to the protein MNHILPRRKPGPPGKVALREALVAEHRRTGASPHSLARKYGVSSGTAWKWVYGKPSRPRRGPDPRYPHPLPDALWQRLEPLLRPKGKGAPARYAKRSIVEAIFLVLREGRFWEDLPPGYPPGRAVGEHYRDWVRRGVWAEVERLLNDPRDDPLSGRALPVHHADDPLRDG
- a CDS encoding excalibur calcium-binding domain-containing protein gives rise to the protein MLRLLTCFLFALSLALAQDTVAGRASVIDADSLEIQGVRIRLWGVDAVESGQTCLDAQGKVYPCGRRAAFALADFLGQRTVSCTRRDTDRYGRVVAVCGVAGVEVNRWLVEQGWALAYVQYGGGVYLDSQDRARAGKRGIWQGSFQAPWEYRRNPANPPTAGSPRPQSPSPAPSPSSVYYRNCAEARAAGAAPIYRGQPGYRPGLDRDGDGIACER